The window TGTCCGTCATCGGGCTTTTGATGGCCGGTTGGGGGTCCAACAGCAAATTCTCGGCCCTGGGCGGCCTGCGCGCGGCGGCGCAAATGGTGTCTTACGAAATTCCCCGGGTGATCGCGCTGGTACCGGTGGTCATGTGGGCGGGCACGTTGTCCCTGGGGGGCATCATGGACGCCCAGGCGGGGATGTGGCACGGCTTTTTGCCCCGCTGGTTCCTGTTTTACCCGGTGGTCGGCCAAATCGCTTTCATCATTTATCTCATCAGTTCCATCGCCGAGACCAACCGCACCCCCTTTGACTTGGCCGAGGCCGAGTCGGAACTGACCTCGGGCTTCCACACGGAATACTCCGGCATGAAGTGGGCGATGTTCTTTATGGCCGAATACGCCTACATGTTCCTCGCCTGCGCCCTGGGCGCGGTGGTGTTCCTCGGCGGCGGGGCTCCGATCCATCCTTCCTTGAGTTTCATTCCGTCCTACGCCTGGTTTTTCTTGAAGGTTTTTGCCCTGGTGTTCGTGTTCATCTGGGTGCGGTGGACCTACCCACGCATGCGGGTGGACCGCCTGATGGAGTTTTGCTGGAAATTCCTGCTCCCCTGGGCCTTGGTCAACGTGGCCCTGGCGGGGTTTGTGTTCCTCATGCGCTCATGAGCTACTTTAAAACCGTCGCCGTCAATTCCTGGGGTTTGATCAAAGGGCTGGGCATCACCTTGAAATACCTCTTCACGCCCGCCATCACCGTTCAGTACCCCTACGAAAAGCTGACCCTGTCGGACCGCTACCGCGGCGCCCTGGCCTTCCACCCGGACATCTGTATTTCCTGTGAGATGTGCGTTCGGGCCTGTCCGTCGAATTGCATTTCCCTCGAGGCCAAACGCAACGAGGAAACCAAGAAAAAAGACCTCGCCTGGTACAAAATCGACTTCGGCAAGTGCAACTATTGCCGGCTCTGCGAGGAAATTTGCCCGACAAAACCGAAATCCGTCCACCACACGAAGGAATACGAATTGACGTTCAACGACCGGTCGGATTTCATGCAGGAATGGAAGACCGCCGTTTCTCAACCCCAGGCTTCGGAGCCCGGGCAAATCTGGAGCAAACATTTGACACTGGGCCAGAAGCTCGGCCCCAACCCGGCCACCAACGCGTCGGCGACGCCGTCCACCCCGGCGGGAATGTTCCATGATTGAAAAAACCGTTTTCGGTCTTTTGGCTTTCCTCGTCATCGTTCCGGCGGCGCTGGCCGTGACCTTGAAAAGTGTTTTTCATTGCGCGCTCTTCCTCGTGCTTTCCTTGACGGGGGTGGCGGGTCTCTTCGCCATGCTCGGCGCCGACTTTTTGTTCGTCACCCAATTGTTGGTTTACGCGGGGGGGATCACCGTTTTGCTCTTGTTCGTGGTTTTGCTTTCCGGCAGTCCCAAGGATTGGGTGGCCCGGCAGGTCAACGCCCAATGGATTATCGGGCTTTTGTTGTCCGGCATGTTCGTGGGACTCTTGGCGGCCGTTTTCAAACAAATGCCCGTTGCCGAAACCCTGCCCCCCGCGGCGCCGACCACGGCCGCCCTGGGGTTGGTGTTGATCCGCGATTGGGTCCTGCCCTTTGAAGCGGTGTCCTTGGTTTTGTTGGCCGCCCTGGTGGGTGCGGTGCATTTCTCAAAGGGGCGGTCCCGGTGAGCGGCCTGTTCGGTTATCTGGTCGTGGGCGCGGTGCTGTTGGCTTTGGGTGTCTACGGCGCCCTGGCCCGGCGGAACCTGTTGGGGGTGCTCATCGGCATTGAGTTGATTTTCAACGCGGCCAACATCAACTTCGTCGCCTTGAACCGGTATTTGCACCCGGGCCAACCGCTCGGTCAGGCGGCGGCCATTTTTGTGATCGCCCTGGCGGCGGCCGAGGCGGTGGTGGGCTTGGCCCTGGTGCTCACCATCTATCGCAATTTCCGGACCGTCCTGTCCGAAGATCTGAATTTGTTAAAGGGTTAAAATGCTCGAACACGCTTACCTCATTCCTCTTTTGCCCCTGGCGGCCTCGCTCCTGATCCTCTTTTTCGGGAAGCGGCTGCCCTTGGAAGGGGCGTTTTTGGGCATCCTGGCGGCGGGTTGGGGGCTGGTGCAATCCCTGGGTATTTTGATTTCCATTTACGCTCACCCGCACCTCTTGAATAATCTCGGCGCCTCGGGGCCCTTTTTTGAAAAGAGCTGGGATTGGTTCAGCGTCGGGTTCACCCGCTTGGAAGTCGGCGTCTTGATCGACGGCATGTCGGCCATGATGCTCGTCGTCGTGACCCTGGTGTCTTTCCTGGTGCAGGTGTACTCGGTGGGCTACCAACACGGGAAAGAACGGTTCGGCCGGTTCTTCGCCTACATCTCCTTCTTCACCGCGGCCATGTTGATCTTGGTTGTCTCCAACAACCTCTTCCAATTTTTCATGGGCTGGGAATTGATGGGACTCTGTTCCTATCTCTTGATCGGTTTTGAGTTTGAGCGTCCGGCCGCGGCCCAAGCGGGCCGCAAAGCTTTCATCACCACGCGCATCGGCGATCTCGGGTTTTACCTGGGTCTGCTTCTCCTCTTCACCACCACCGGGAGCCTTAATTTTAACATCATCGGCAGCGAGCACATCGGCACCCTGACCCCCGTGGCCACGGTCATCGCCCTGCTGTTGCTCTGTGGAACCATTGGAAAGTCGGCCCAGTTGCCCTTGCACGTCTGGTTGCCGGACGCCATGGAGGGCCCCACCCCGGTGTCCGCCTTGATCCACGCGGCGACGATGGTGGCGGCGGGCGTTTTCCTTTTGGCCCGGTTCCATTTCGTGTTCGCCCTGTCGGAGGTGGCTCTCACCGTCACCGCCTGGGTGGGGGGCATCACCGCCCTCGGGGCGGCGCTCAGCGCCTTGACCGCCACCGACATTAAAAAAGTGTTGGCCTACTCGACCATCAGCCAATTGGGGTTCATGGTGTTGGGGATGGGGGTGGGCAACCCCACCGCGGGCCTGTTCCATCTGACCACCCACGCCTACTTCAAAGCGTTGTTGTTCCTCGGGGCGGGTTCCGTGATTCACGCCGTGCACACCAACGAGATGCCGCTCATGGGGGGTTTGGCCAAAAAAATGGTTTTTACGGCCATCACCATGGGGGTCGCCTGGCTGGCCATCATCGGGTTCCCCTTCACTTCGGGATTCTACAGCAAGGAAGCCATTTTGGGCGCCGTCTACGAAAAGCACCAGTACACCCTGTTCGGCATCGCCGCCTTTTCGGCGTTTTTGACCACGTTTTATATGACCCGCATGATGATTTTGACGTTTTACGGAACGCCCCGCGACGCCCACCGGTTCGGTCACGCCCACGAAAGCGGTCCGACCATGACGATCCCCCTGATGGTGTTGGCCGTCCCCTCGGCCATTTTGGGACTGCTTTTCCACTCGCACGCGCTCTCTTTTGACAAATGGGTCCAACTGACGGGAAAAGTCGCCGAACACGCGGCCCCCGTCGCGGAAGCGGCCGCCGCCCACGGGGGGCATTTCGTTGTTTTGGGGGCTTCCTTGACCGCGGTGACATTGGGGCTGGTTTTGGCGATCGCCATGTATGTGTTCAAAACTCCGGATCCCGCGCGGCTGGCCGCGGCCTTGCCCGGGGTCCACCGACTCTTGACCGATCGCCTGTTCGACCCTTTTTACCTTAAAGTGTCCGAGGCCCTGTGCTTCCTGCCCGCGCGCTTTTTGGCGGCCTTCGATTACATCGTGATCGATCAAGGGATCGTGGACGGCGTGGGACGTTTGGGGAATCTTCTTTCGCGGATCCACCGCTGGTGGGACGATGTCGTGGTGGACGGCGTGTTCGTGAACGGGTTCGGCTGGGCGGCGCAGAAACTCGGCGCCGGGGTGCGGGCGCTCCAAACGGGCGCCGCGCAGACGTATTTGTTGGCGACGGCGGTGGGCGTGTTCGCCCTGGTGCTGTGGGCCGTCGGCGTGTTCGGATAATTCGGGCGAGGAGCAACGTATGCTGAGTCTCATTACATTTTTGCCGATGGTGGGGGCCGTGGCCTTGATGCTGCTGCCCAAGGACAACAAAGCGCTCCTACGCGGCGCGGCGACGTTGACGGCCGCGCTGGCCTTCGGGGCCTCCCTGGTCGCCTGGAAATCCTTTGACGCGGCATCGCCCGCGTTTCAACTGGTGGAACGGGCGTCCTGGATCCCGACCCTCGGGGTGCAGTACTTCCTCGGCGTTGACGGCCTGTCGATGCCGATGGTGTTGTTGACGACCTTCCTTTCGCTGGTGTCGATCATCGCCTCTTACGGCATCGAAAACCGGCTGAAGGAATATTTTTTCTGGTTCCTGGTTCTTGAAGCGGGCATGCTGGGCGTGTTCGTGTCCCTCGATATGTTCCTGTTTTACGTGTTCTGGGAAATCACCCTGGTGCCCATGTACTTCCTGATCGGGATTTGGGGCGGCCCCAAAAAAGAATACGCCGCGGTGAAGTTCTTCCTCTACACCCTGTCGGGCAGCGTTTTCATGCTTCTGGCCATTTTGGCTCTTTACTTTTCAAGCGCACCGCGCACGTTCGACATGCTGGCCTTGGCCAACCAATCGTCCAATTTCGTCGGAGCGCGGTTCATCTTCGTGTTCCTGGCGCTCTTCGTCGGTTTCGCGGTCAAAGTGCCGGCGTTCCCGTTCCACACCTGGTTGCCTTTGGCCCACGTGGAGGCCCCCACGGCGGTGTCCGTGATTCTGGCGGGCGTTTTGCTTAAGATGGGCACCTACGGCATTTTGCGGGTGTGTTACCCCATCCTGCCCGAGGCGACGCGCTGGTTTATGCCGATCCTGATCATCATCGCCTTCATCAATATCGTCTACGGCGCTTTCTGCGCGTTGAGTCAAAAAGACATCAAGCGCATGGTCGCCTACTCCTCCGTCAATCACATGGGGTACTGTCTGTTGGGCATGGCGGCGGTGACGGGCACCAACGCCGCGGCCGGCCTTTCGGGCGCGGTGTTTCAAATGGTGACCCACGGGATTATCACCGGGAGTCTCTTTCTTTTGGTGGGCGTGATCTACGACCAGGCCCACACCCGCAACATCGACGACTTCGGCGGCCTCGGCGCCCGGCTGCCCGTTTTCGCCGGGATCATGACCGTGCAGGCCATGGCGTCCCTGGGACTGCCCGGTCTCGCGGGATTCGTGGGGGAATTCCTGTGCTTCCTGGGCGGGTTCGGCCAGGTCGCGAGCCGAATTTGGGTCGGCTTGTCGGTGATCGGCATTTTGGTGACGGCCGCGTTCTTTCTTAAACTCATCAAGGACGTTTTCCTTGGCCCCTTCAACCCGCGCTGGGAAGGGAAACTTTCCGAGATGAACGCGCGGGAACTTGTGACGGTGGTGCCGCTCGTCATTTTGACGATCGCGCTGGGCGTTTACCCCGCGTTGCTTTTGAACATGATGGACCCGACCATCGCCGAACTGGTGCGACGGGTGGTGGGGGGATAACCTTGACCTGTTCGCTCGGCGGTCTTTGCGCTCTTTCAGCGGAGTTGCTCCTGACCGGAGCGGCCCTCGTCCTTTTAATGTGGGACGCTGTGCGACCCGCCGCGCGTCGGGGACCGTTGGCGTTTTCGGTTTTGGCTTTGGCCGCCGCGGCCTGGGTCGCCGCCCGGACGCCGGACACCGTCGCTTACGGGGTGTTCGTTGTCGACGGAACCGCCCGGTTCCTGAAGATCGTGTTGCTGGGCGCGGTCGTGTTGGTCACCGCGCTCTCGGCCTCCTTCAAAGGTTTCGCGGACCGGGAAGAACGCTTCGCCTGGGGCACCTATTTGGGATTGCTGTTGATCTCCACCGTCGGCCTCCTGTTCCTCGCGTCGGCCTCGGACTTCCTGATGGCGCTCATCGCCCTTGAAATCGTGAGCGTAAGCTCCTTCGTGCTTGTGGGGTTCACGCGCAAAGACCGCCGCTCCAGCGAAGCGGCCATCAAGTACTTCCTCATGGGGGCTTTTGCCTCGGGGCTCATGGTGTATGGAATTTCTTTGTTTTACGGTTTGACGGGGGGGACATCGGCCGCGGCATTAAACGCGGACACCGCCGGTCGGGTGGCCGCCCTGCCGTTGACCGCGGCGCTCCTTTTCGTTCTGGTGGGATTCGGTTTTAAATTGGCTCTGGCCCCTTTTCATATGTGGGTGCCGGACGTCTACGAGGGCGCGCCCACCCCGGTCACCGCGTTCCTGTCCGTCGCCCCCAAGGCCGCGGCCTTTGGTTTGTTGATGCGCCTTTTCTCCCACGCGGCGGACTTGCGGATCTTGCCGTTGATGGCGCTGCTGGCCGCGATCACCATGACGGTGGGCAACCTGGGCGCCCTGCGGCAGGACAACGTCAAACGCTTGTTGGGGTACTCTTCCATCGCCCAGATGGGCTACGTGGCGATCGCTTTTGTGGCGGCGAGTGCTCTGGGGTCCCGGGCGATCCTTTTGTATTTGGCGGCGTACGTGTTAATGAACCTCGGCGCTTTCGCCGTGGTCATCGCCGTGGCGGACGACGCCGGCCGCGAGGACGTCGGGTCTTTCGACGGTTTGGCCGCCCGGTCGCTGCCCTTGGCCCTGACAACGACCTTTTTCCTTTTGTCGCTGACGGGCCTTCCGCCGTTTTTGGGGTTCATCGGGAAGTTCTCGATATTCGCCGCCGCCGTCCAAGCCAAGGGGTTGATGTGGCTCGCCGTTGTGGGCGTGGTGAACAGCGTGGTGTCCTTCGCGTACTACTTTTCCATCGTGCGGGCCATGTTTTTCCGGGAACCGCAACAGGCCGGGGCGCCTTTTCTGTCCCGTCCGTTAACGGCTGTCCTGGGGGTGACGTTGGCCGCCACGGTGTTGCTGGGCCTGTACCCCGCCCCCCTCTTGGCTTGGGTTCAAAGGATCGTCCCCTAATGAGCCATCCGGCGCTCCGCGTGCTCGAACCGATCCTGCGCGCGGGGGAGGCGAGGGATTTGGCCGTTTTTCTGGCCGAGGTGGAAGCCGCTTTGGCCGGCGTGGCCGGATTGAAAAATGGCTTTTTGTCTCGTTTGAGCGAGTACGTCATGACGGGCTCCGGCAAGCGGGTGCGGCCGGGGCTTGTTTTTTTGGCGGCCCAGTTCGGCCGGTTCGACCGGGGAGCCCTCCTGGACGCGGCCCTGGCCATGGAAATGATTCACATCGCGACCTTGGTGCACGACGACCTTGTGGACGAAGCGGTCATCCGGCGCCAGCGGCCGACGGTGGGCGTCAAGTTCGGCGAGGGCGCGGCGGTCCTGCTCGGCGACCACGTCTACGCCGAGGCGTTTCGGCGCTTGAGCCGGCTGAATCGGCCGGATCTCCTGTCGTTGTTGGCCGACACGACCATGGCGATGTGCGAGGGGGAAATCGCCCAATACGAAGCCCGTTACAAATTCGATTTGGACGAAGCCACTTATTTGACCTTTTTGAAGCGGAAAACCGCCTCGCTCATGGCGGCCGCGTGCCGAACCGGGGGCCTTTTGTCGGGTTTGCCCGACGAGCAAACCCGCGCCCTCGAAACCTTCGGCGACAAACTCGGGATCGCCTTCCAAATTGTCGACGACATCTTGGACGTGGAAGGCGATGAGGCCGTGGTGGGCAAGACCCTGCACACCGACATCACCCACGGCAAAATGACCCTGCCCCTCATTGATTACGCCGCGGGCTTGACCGACGCCAAGGCACGCGAGGCCTTTCACGACACCTTGCGATCCCCCCACGGGCGCGTGGACGCGCTGATCGCGGATTTGCGCCGCTCCGGCGTGCTCGAACGTTCCAAGCAAAAGGTGCGCGCGCTGTTGGCGGAGGCGGAGGCGGCCCTGGCCGTCCTGCCGGACCGTCCGGCGCGGGCGCTGCTTTTGGATGTCGCTCGTCGGTTGTCGGACCGGAAATTGTAACGCGGGAGGTTCTATGTTCGGCATGGGTTGGCAGGAATTGCTTTTGGTGTTGTTGATCGCCGTTTTGTTTTTTGGTCCGAACAAACTGCCCGAACTGGGCAAAAGTCTGGGCAAAGCCATCGGCGCCTTCAAAAAGGGTTTGAAGGAAGGCGACGACGACGCCCGGAAATCCGACCCCCACACCCCTCAGTAGCGACCGCGTTTTCCCAGTGAATCGCCTTCCGAGCGACACCCCCAACGACCGGGCACGGCCTTTAGGGGATCACCTGCTCGAACTGCGGCGGCGTCTGTGGCTGTCGATCGCCGCGTTCGCCCTGCTGGCGATCCCCGGTTGGACCCTGAGCGAGCGCTTGATCCATCAAATTTCCCGCGTGACCGGCCCGCTCGTGTTTCTCGGGCCGACGGAAGCCTTCGCGGCGCGTCTGAAACTTTCAGCGGTGCTCGCCCTGGCCCTGGGCGCGCCGATTTTTATTTACCACGCCTGGCGCTTCGTCGGGGTGGCCCTCACGGTGAGCGAGCGACGGGTTCTGTTGGGCGCGCTGCCGTTTTCCTATTTGCTCCTGCTCCTCGGGGCCTCTTTCGGATGGTTCTTGATCGTTCCCACCGGCCTGCGCTTCCTGCTGGGCTTCGCCTCGGCGGACCTGCGTCCCACGTTGTCCGTTCACGCCTGCGTGTCGTTCGCCTTGTGGACTTCCCTGGGATTGGGCCTGTTGTTTCAATTGCCGGTCGTTGTGGGGGCGCTGGCGCGGTGGGGGTGGGTGCGCGCGGCGACCTTGGCGCGCTACCGCCGGCACGCGGTCTTGGGGATCCTCGTCGTGGCGGCGGTGTTGACGCCCGGACCCGACGTGTTTTCTCAATTGCTCCTGGCCGTCCCCACCTACGTTTTGTTCGAGGTTTCCGTCACGCTCGCGCGGTTTTTGGAACCTTGACACCGGCGGGGCGTTGTTGTAGAGTCGGCTTTCTCATTAAATCCATTCGAAGGGAGTTTCAACATGTCCGCCATTGATCCCGATTTCCAGAAGAACCGCACCGTCGTCAAGAAAGATGAAAAATACGGCTACCAGGTTTGGGGCCCCTTCGAGCCTCCGACGAAGCAAGGCATTCACGGCACCTGGGTCGCCGTTGATTTCGACCTGTGCGTCGCCGACGGGGCCTGTCTCGACGCCTGCCCCGAGAACGTGTTCGCCTGGGTCGACACGCCGGGCCATCCCGCCTCGGCCAAGAAGGCCGCCCCGGCGAAGGAAGACGCCTGCATTTTCTGCATGGCCTGCGAGAGCGTCTGCCCCGTGGTGGCCATCAAGATCACCCCGAAATAACCGTTGATTTCGAGGGGGAAATGAAGTAAAATCCCCCGCGTTGCGCAAAAGGGCCCTCGCGGGCCCTTTCACACACCCTCGGATGGTCGACGGGGTCCCGGCAACGGGCCGTCGGCGAGGCGAAGAGGGTGGAGGCCGCTGAAGTTCGGCGGGAAAAACCGCTCACAATCGCCCGCAAGGGCGCTTCAGGTTTTGTCCCCCAGAGCGGCTGCCTTCGGGCGGCCGCTTTGCTTTTTGCGGACACAAAAGTTCAGGAGGAACAATGGCAACCGTATCCATGAAGGCGCTGCTCGAAGCCGGGGTCCACTTCGGACATCAAACCCGGCGTTGGAACCCCAAGATGGCGAAATACATCTTCGGGGCCCGCAACAACATCCACATCATCGATTTGCAAAAGACCGTCAAGGAGTTGAAGAAGGCCCTGACCTACGTCCGTGATTTGGCCGCGTCCGGGAAAGTCTTGCTCTTCGTCGGAACAAAAAAACAGGCCCGCGAAGCCATCGCGCAGGAAGCGGCGCGCTGCGGCATGCCCTACATCCGCGACCGTTGGTTGGGTGGAACCCTCACCAACTTCGAAACCGTCCGCCGGTCGGCGAAGCGGCTTCAAGAGCAGGAACGGATGCGCGCCAGCGGCGTGTTGAGCTCCTTGAGCAAGAAAGAGGCCATGCTGCGCGAAAAAGAAATCAAACGGCTCGGGAAATCCCTCGACGGCATCAAGGACATGGAGCGGTTGCCGGACGCGGTGTTCATCGTTGATCCGGTCCAGGAAATCACCGCCGTGACGGAGTCCCGCCGCATGGAAATTCCCGTCGTTTCCATTTGCGACACCAACTGCGACCCGGATCTCATCGACTACCCCATGCCGGGCAACGACGACGCCATTCGCAGCGTCCGGTTGTTTTGCAAACTGGTGGCCGACAGCGTCATCGAAGGGGTGGAGTCGGCGAAGGGCAAAAATCCCGCCGGTGTTTCCGAAGAAGCGGTCGAGCAGGAAATTCCCCTGACCGACGCCGCGCCCGCGCCGGCCGAACCGGCCGAAGCGCCGGCCCAGTAGGAGGCTTTTCCATGGCGGACATTTCCAGCGAGATGGTGGCGAAGCTCCGGGCGACGACCGGGGCGGGACTGATGGATTGCAAACGCGCGTTGACCCAGACCGCGGGCGACGTGGACAAGGCGATCCAGATTCTGCGCGAGCAGGGCGCGGCTTCGGCCGCGAAGCGCGTCGGTCGTGTGGCCGCGGACGGCCTGGTCTCCTCTTACATCGATCCGACCGGGAAGACCGCGGTGTTGATGGAATTGAACTGCGAAACGGATTTCGTGGCGCGGACCGACGACTTCCAAAAACTGTTGAGCGAACTTTCGCAGGAGGCCGCGAAGGCGGCCCCCGCCTGGCGTTCGCCCGATGACGCCCCGGCGGCCCGCGTTCGCGACCTCGCCGCCAAGCTGGGGGAAAACGTCCAGTTGCGGGCCGGTCGCTTCGCGCGGTTCGACCGTCAGTCCCCGGGCATTTTCGCCGTTTACATCCATCCCTCCGGTCATTTCGGGAAAGTCGGCGTGCTGTTGGAGCTCGGGGTCGCCGGCGACGGCGCCGCCGCCCTCGCCACCGAAGAGGCCAAAGCCCTCGCGCGCGACCTGGCGATGCAAGTGGCCGCCGCCACGCCGCGCTGGGTGCGCAAAGAAGACGTGCCCTTGGACACCTTGGAGAACGAAAAGAAAATCGCGGTCGAACAAGCCAAACGGGAAAACAAGCCCGAAAAAATTTGGGACAAGATCGCCCAAGGGAAAACGCAACAGTTTTACCAGCAATTCTGCCTCATGGAGCAGGTGTTCGTGAAGCCCGTTGAGGGCAGCGCGAAACCGCCCCTCGTTGGGCAGGTGGTGGAGTCTGTCTCCAAAAAGCTGGGGTTCACTTTGGTCCCCCGCCGTTTCGTTCGGTTGAAGGTCGGCGAGGAGGATTAACCCGTGTCAGCGCCCAAAGCCGTGCGGCGGGTGGTGCTGAAACTCTCGGGCGAGGCGCTCCTCGGGCGCTCCGCCAACGGGATCGACGTCGACGCCCTTTTCTCGATTGCCCAAAGCCTGAAGTCGGCCCAGAAGGCCCGGCACCAGGTCGCGGTGGTCGTCGGGGGGGGCAACATCTGGCGCGGCGGCCGCGGTCGGGGCCGGGAATTGGACCGCGTCATCTCGGACCAAATGGGCATGCTGGCGACCCTTGTCAACGCCCTGGCCCTGCAGGACGCCCTGGAAAAACTCGGCGTGCCGACCCGGGTGATGTCGGCCATGGAAGTCGCCAAGGTGGCCGAGCCCTACATCCGTCGGCGGGCCATTCGCCATCTCGAAAAAGGCCGGCTGGTGATCTTCGCCGCCGGGACCGGCAATCCCTTCTTTTCCACCGACACCGCCGCCGCGTTGCGCGCCTCGGAAATCGAGGCCGACATCGTCCTCAAGGCCACCCAGGTGGATGGTGTTTACGACGCCGACCCGCATACCCACCCCAAGGCCAAACGTTACAAAACCCTTTCTTTGAACCAGGCCCTGCGGGACCGATTGGGCGTGATGGACGCCGCGGCCCTCGCGTTGTGCCTGGAGAACAAAATCCCCATCCGCGTTTTCAACCTGCGGGACGTCGGTTCCATCCGCCGTGCCATCGCGGGCGAAGCCGTCGGCACGCTGGTGACCCCCTAGGAGACACCCATGTCCAACATCCCCGCCCCGGTCCAACCGCTTTTCGCGACGGCCGAAGCCGCCATGAAGAAATCCATCGAGAAGCTCCGCCAGGAATTCGCGGGGCTGCGCACGGGGCGGGCGACGGGCAATTTGCTCGACCACATCAAAGTCGAATATTACGGGTCCCACGTCCCCATGAAACAGGTGGCCGCCGTGAGCGTCCCCGATGGGCGCACCATCGAAGTCAAACCCTGGGACATCGGGTCCCTCGCGGCCATTGAAAAGGCCCTGCGCATCTCCGATCTGGGATTGACCCCCAACAACGACGGGAAAATGATCCGGCTTGTCGTGCCCACGTTGACCGAGGAACGCCGCAAGGACATGGTCAAGACGGTTCGGAAAATCGCCGAGGATTTCCGCGTTGCCGTCCGCAACGACCGCCGGGTCGCCATGGAAGGCCTCAAGAAAGGGGAAAAAGACAAGGTTCTTTCGGAGGACCAACGGAAAACCGCCGAAGGCGCCCTGCAAGGCCTCACCGACGCCCACATCAAACAGGTGGACGAAGCCCTCGCCGCCAAAGAGAAAGACATCCTCACCGTCTGACCGTCCCCGTCGCCATGCCCTCCCTTTTGAATCGACGTCCGCCCGTGGTGTCACAACGCCGGGTGGACGTTCCCGTTTTGGACCCCGCCCGCGTGCCCGCGCACGTCGCCGTCATCATGGACGGCAACGGGCGGTGGGCTCAGCGGCGCGGGAAACCGCGTCTTTGGGGCCATCGGGCGGGGGCGGAGAGCGTGCGGGCGGTGGTGCGGGCCGCTGGCGACGCGGGCGTGAAGGTCCTCACGCTGTACGCGTTTTCGACTGAAAATTGGTCCCGCTCGGCGGGGGAGGTCAACGGGTTGATGGCCCTGTTGGTCGGCACGTTGCGGCGGGAAATCCGCCGCCTCGATGAGAACAACGTGCGGTTGCGCGCCATCGGGCGGCTGGA of the Elusimicrobiota bacterium genome contains:
- the frr gene encoding ribosome recycling factor, encoding MSNIPAPVQPLFATAEAAMKKSIEKLRQEFAGLRTGRATGNLLDHIKVEYYGSHVPMKQVAAVSVPDGRTIEVKPWDIGSLAAIEKALRISDLGLTPNNDGKMIRLVVPTLTEERRKDMVKTVRKIAEDFRVAVRNDRRVAMEGLKKGEKDKVLSEDQRKTAEGALQGLTDAHIKQVDEALAAKEKDILTV
- a CDS encoding twin-arginine translocase TatA/TatE family subunit yields the protein MFGMGWQELLLVLLIAVLFFGPNKLPELGKSLGKAIGAFKKGLKEGDDDARKSDPHTPQ
- the tatC gene encoding twin-arginine translocase subunit TatC, which codes for MNRLPSDTPNDRARPLGDHLLELRRRLWLSIAAFALLAIPGWTLSERLIHQISRVTGPLVFLGPTEAFAARLKLSAVLALALGAPIFIYHAWRFVGVALTVSERRVLLGALPFSYLLLLLGASFGWFLIVPTGLRFLLGFASADLRPTLSVHACVSFALWTSLGLGLLFQLPVVVGALARWGWVRAATLARYRRHAVLGILVVAAVLTPGPDVFSQLLLAVPTYVLFEVSVTLARFLEP
- a CDS encoding UMP kinase, which produces MSAPKAVRRVVLKLSGEALLGRSANGIDVDALFSIAQSLKSAQKARHQVAVVVGGGNIWRGGRGRGRELDRVISDQMGMLATLVNALALQDALEKLGVPTRVMSAMEVAKVAEPYIRRRAIRHLEKGRLVIFAAGTGNPFFSTDTAAALRASEIEADIVLKATQVDGVYDADPHTHPKAKRYKTLSLNQALRDRLGVMDAAALALCLENKIPIRVFNLRDVGSIRRAIAGEAVGTLVTP
- a CDS encoding 4Fe-4S binding protein; this translates as MSAIDPDFQKNRTVVKKDEKYGYQVWGPFEPPTKQGIHGTWVAVDFDLCVADGACLDACPENVFAWVDTPGHPASAKKAAPAKEDACIFCMACESVCPVVAIKITPK
- a CDS encoding polyprenyl synthetase family protein, whose amino-acid sequence is MSHPALRVLEPILRAGEARDLAVFLAEVEAALAGVAGLKNGFLSRLSEYVMTGSGKRVRPGLVFLAAQFGRFDRGALLDAALAMEMIHIATLVHDDLVDEAVIRRQRPTVGVKFGEGAAVLLGDHVYAEAFRRLSRLNRPDLLSLLADTTMAMCEGEIAQYEARYKFDLDEATYLTFLKRKTASLMAAACRTGGLLSGLPDEQTRALETFGDKLGIAFQIVDDILDVEGDEAVVGKTLHTDITHGKMTLPLIDYAAGLTDAKAREAFHDTLRSPHGRVDALIADLRRSGVLERSKQKVRALLAEAEAALAVLPDRPARALLLDVARRLSDRKL
- the rpsB gene encoding 30S ribosomal protein S2, which produces MATVSMKALLEAGVHFGHQTRRWNPKMAKYIFGARNNIHIIDLQKTVKELKKALTYVRDLAASGKVLLFVGTKKQAREAIAQEAARCGMPYIRDRWLGGTLTNFETVRRSAKRLQEQERMRASGVLSSLSKKEAMLREKEIKRLGKSLDGIKDMERLPDAVFIVDPVQEITAVTESRRMEIPVVSICDTNCDPDLIDYPMPGNDDAIRSVRLFCKLVADSVIEGVESAKGKNPAGVSEEAVEQEIPLTDAAPAPAEPAEAPAQ
- the tsf gene encoding translation elongation factor Ts, whose product is MADISSEMVAKLRATTGAGLMDCKRALTQTAGDVDKAIQILREQGAASAAKRVGRVAADGLVSSYIDPTGKTAVLMELNCETDFVARTDDFQKLLSELSQEAAKAAPAWRSPDDAPAARVRDLAAKLGENVQLRAGRFARFDRQSPGIFAVYIHPSGHFGKVGVLLELGVAGDGAAALATEEAKALARDLAMQVAAATPRWVRKEDVPLDTLENEKKIAVEQAKRENKPEKIWDKIAQGKTQQFYQQFCLMEQVFVKPVEGSAKPPLVGQVVESVSKKLGFTLVPRRFVRLKVGEED